A portion of the Bacteroides faecium genome contains these proteins:
- a CDS encoding head GIN domain-containing protein, whose protein sequence is MKSLKVTSMLAMLTFLLITGIQAQTVTPSKKYITKELNNVSNFSSIKVVGSTDIEYRQSNGSKTTISIYGSDNLVDLLEVSTANGVLQVNIKKGVKILSGERRLKVIASSPSLNEVDIKGSADVYLKGTIKGADLNLNITGSGDIEAENLQYTNLSAFVKGSGDIDVKNTKAVTVRTIVSGSGDVNIKGSAQSAMLTVNGSGDISADKLVATNVTATVSGSGDISCYASKQLDAKVSGSGDIEYKGSPSVVNKQGKKDSISGK, encoded by the coding sequence ATGAAAAGTTTAAAGGTTACATCTATGTTGGCGATGCTTACGTTCTTGCTCATTACAGGAATACAGGCACAGACCGTAACTCCCAGTAAGAAGTATATTACGAAGGAGCTGAATAACGTCAGCAATTTCAGTTCAATCAAGGTAGTAGGCAGTACTGACATTGAGTACCGTCAGAGTAATGGTTCCAAAACGACGATTTCCATATATGGTTCGGATAATCTGGTCGATTTACTGGAAGTGTCTACTGCAAATGGAGTGTTACAGGTGAATATCAAGAAAGGCGTCAAGATTCTTAGCGGAGAACGACGGTTGAAAGTGATAGCTTCGTCTCCTTCATTGAATGAGGTAGATATTAAGGGTTCGGCAGATGTATATCTGAAAGGTACCATCAAAGGTGCTGATTTAAACCTGAACATAACCGGTAGCGGAGATATTGAAGCGGAGAATCTCCAATATACCAATCTTTCTGCCTTTGTAAAGGGAAGTGGAGACATTGATGTGAAAAACACGAAGGCAGTTACTGTAAGAACAATAGTCAGTGGTTCAGGTGACGTGAATATTAAGGGCTCTGCCCAATCGGCTATGCTGACTGTAAACGGCTCCGGTGATATCAGTGCTGATAAATTGGTGGCTACTAATGTGACTGCCACTGTTTCAGGTTCCGGCGATATTTCTTGTTATGCTTCTAAGCAATTGGATGCAAAAGTTAGCGGTAGCGGAGATATTGAGTATAAGGGAAGTCCGTCTGTTGTAAATAAACAGGGCAAGAAAGATTCGATTTCCGGCAAATAA
- a CDS encoding TetR/AcrR family transcriptional regulator: protein MELRDSEKRLLAAVSQIIENDGFIKIGVNRVAKQAKCDKVLIYRYFGGLDGLLAAWAKENDFYTLAYQTYSEKIASIETANDIIRLTQNVLLEQLDFLRTNKLMQELLAWELSGNSSFRSIQDEREKNGFRLQEELEKKLGTDSKVARMYITLLVASINYLVLSTRQYRLFNGIDFSEPEAWELCKEAISKYIHVLFENILK from the coding sequence ATGGAATTAAGGGATTCTGAAAAGCGGCTGTTAGCCGCTGTCAGCCAGATTATAGAGAATGATGGATTCATTAAAATCGGTGTAAACAGAGTAGCCAAACAGGCGAAATGCGATAAAGTGCTAATCTACCGGTATTTCGGCGGGCTGGACGGTTTATTGGCTGCATGGGCGAAAGAAAACGATTTCTATACGTTAGCCTATCAGACTTATTCTGAAAAAATCGCTTCGATAGAGACTGCTAATGACATCATCCGATTAACTCAAAATGTCTTATTGGAGCAACTGGATTTTCTGCGTACCAACAAATTGATGCAGGAGCTATTAGCATGGGAGTTATCCGGCAATTCTTCTTTCAGAAGTATTCAGGATGAACGGGAAAAGAATGGATTCAGGCTTCAAGAGGAACTGGAAAAGAAACTGGGAACAGATTCCAAGGTTGCCCGTATGTACATTACTTTATTGGTTGCTTCTATTAATTATCTTGTATTGTCTACTCGTCAATATCGTCTTTTCAATGGCATTGATTTTAGCGAACCGGAAGCATGGGAATTGTGTAAAGAAGCCATCAGCAAATATATTCATGTACTTTTTGAAAATATACTGAAATGA
- a CDS encoding DNA polymerase ligase N-terminal domain-containing protein, with amino-acid sequence MAKNSSDKGKVTKVLDQQTVEAPSVNLKEYQEKRHFNETPEPTGKVAEKPSRVPIFVVQKHEASHFHFDFRLEIDGVLKSWVVPKGPSMNPVDKRLAIQVEDHPLSYAHFEGVIPAGNYGAGMVEIWDNGTYACLDEHYDISAALERGVFEFKLHGHKLKGWFTLVHANMNDKGNDWLLIKQDDVFAITHVYDAKDIPSYDEVFL; translated from the coding sequence ATGGCAAAGAATTCTTCTGATAAAGGAAAAGTTACGAAAGTGCTGGATCAACAGACGGTGGAAGCTCCTTCTGTAAATCTCAAAGAGTACCAGGAAAAAAGGCATTTCAATGAAACTCCTGAACCGACAGGCAAGGTTGCGGAGAAACCAAGCCGTGTACCAATCTTTGTCGTCCAAAAGCATGAAGCAAGCCATTTCCACTTCGATTTTCGTTTGGAAATAGACGGGGTATTGAAAAGTTGGGTTGTGCCCAAAGGGCCTTCAATGAATCCGGTGGATAAAAGGCTGGCTATACAAGTGGAAGACCATCCATTGAGTTACGCACATTTTGAGGGAGTGATACCCGCAGGCAACTATGGAGCTGGAATGGTGGAAATCTGGGATAACGGAACATACGCATGCCTTGATGAACACTATGACATATCTGCCGCTCTTGAACGTGGCGTCTTTGAATTTAAGCTGCATGGTCATAAACTTAAAGGCTGGTTTACTCTTGTGCATGCTAATATGAATGACAAAGGCAATGATTGGCTGCTGATAAAACAAGATGATGTCTTTGCTATTACTCATGTCTACGATGCAAAAGATATTCCTTCTTACGATGAGGTATTCCTGTAA
- a CDS encoding EFR1 family ferrodoxin (N-terminal region resembles flavodoxins. C-terminal ferrodoxin region binds two 4Fe-4S clusters.) — translation MKAIIIYVSTYQGNTLKVAQAMANELSATLITTKEAENIDLSDYDLIGLGSAINFAQHHRELLEFAESHDLQNRNVFIFSTRCRPFLGKYHQALKRLLLEKGSNLVGEFSCKGFDRTGPWVAMNGYNKAHPNEKDLFKAKLFVRKIRRNVHPLAVFAKTEKRIIDKIEGMPIYQTSFNSDKIAGRTALLNITACIHCMKCVKSCPMHVFEVIAYDNSKTVLPIGDSNCIQCQKCAETCPSDSIYIKETFINGIRIAVREIVSDKLQKAYNT, via the coding sequence ATGAAAGCAATTATTATATATGTTTCTACTTATCAAGGTAATACTCTGAAAGTGGCTCAAGCTATGGCTAACGAATTATCCGCTACCTTAATCACAACTAAAGAAGCAGAAAATATCGACTTATCGGATTATGACTTAATCGGACTTGGTTCAGCGATAAACTTTGCCCAACATCATAGGGAACTTCTCGAATTTGCAGAATCACACGACTTACAGAATCGTAATGTTTTCATCTTCTCAACGCGTTGCCGTCCATTTTTAGGAAAATATCATCAAGCGCTCAAAAGATTATTACTAGAAAAAGGCAGTAATCTCGTCGGAGAGTTCTCCTGCAAAGGTTTTGACAGAACAGGACCATGGGTAGCGATGAATGGATATAATAAAGCACATCCTAATGAGAAAGACTTATTCAAAGCAAAATTATTTGTCCGGAAAATCAGGCGGAATGTACATCCTTTAGCCGTATTTGCAAAAACAGAAAAGCGAATCATTGATAAGATAGAAGGTATGCCTATCTATCAAACTTCATTCAATTCTGATAAAATAGCCGGCAGAACCGCCTTATTGAATATCACGGCTTGTATCCATTGTATGAAATGTGTCAAATCGTGCCCGATGCATGTGTTTGAGGTGATAGCCTATGATAACTCCAAAACTGTTTTACCAATTGGAGACAGCAATTGTATTCAATGCCAGAAATGTGCGGAAACCTGTCCCTCGGATAGCATATATATTAAGGAGACTTTTATAAATGGAATACGAATAGCTGTCCGTGAGATAGTTAGTGACAAGTTGCAGAAGGCGTATAATACTTAA